Proteins from one Juglans microcarpa x Juglans regia isolate MS1-56 chromosome 1S, Jm3101_v1.0, whole genome shotgun sequence genomic window:
- the LOC121247027 gene encoding uncharacterized protein LOC121247027: MADSPCESWVSSTIGFHHNPEREGEMADSPCESWVSSTIGFHHNPEDETLESQTQSTAAGILNQDEEWAKLNVSNKKNKKSQVLLEGYVESADEDDLTRTKSLTDEDLDELKGCLDLGFGFSYDEIPELCNTLPALELCYSMSQKFMDEQQKLPENAEAAATDSFSSVASPIANWRISSPGDRPEDVKARLKFWAQAVACTVKLCS, translated from the exons atgGCGGACTCTCCTTGTGAATCTTGGGTTTCCTCCACGATCGGATTCCACCATAAcccagagagagagggagagatggcGGACTCTCCTTGTGAATCTTGGGTTTCCTCCACGATCGGATTCCACCATAACCCAGAAGACGAAACTTTGGAAAGCCAAACCCAAAGCACTGCTGCTGGGATTCTGAACCAAGACGAAGAGTGGGCAAAATTGAATGTCAGTaacaagaagaacaagaagagccAGGTTTTGCTTGAAGGGTACGTTGAGTCTGCGGATGAAGACGACCTCACGAGGACCAAAAGCTTGACGGATGAGGATCTAGATGAGCTCAAAGGTTGCTTGGATCTTGGCTTTGGATTCAGCTATGATGAAATCCCTGAGCTCTGCAACACCTTGCCTGCGCTTGAGCTCTGCTATTCCATGAGCCAGAAGTTCATGGACGAACAGCAGAAGTTGCCAGAGAATGCTGAAGCGGCGGCCACGGACTCCTTCTCTTCTGTTGCGAGCCCGATTGCCAATTGGAGGATCTCCAGTCCCG GCGATCGTCCGGAAGATGTCAAGGCAAGGCTTAAATTTTGGGCCCAGGCTGTGGCATGTACTGTTAAATTATGCAGCTAA